The DNA region TCGGCGGAGAGGGTCAGCTCGGGGCGCGGCATGCTCGTCGTCATGGTCGGAACGATAGGGGGAGGGTCTGACAGCGGCGGTGCGGGGCGTTGCCCTGCGTGGGGCGCCCCAGTCCCGCCCCTTTCCCGAAGCCGGGGTGCTGCGCCCCTGGTCCCCAGCCCTGCGCGCGCATCCCCGTGCGGTGGGGCGGGGGCGCCGTCGAATCGGCGCTCCGCGCCTCGCCCTCAAGCGCCGGACGGGCTGCACGCTTCGCCGGGGCGGAGGTGTGTCGGGCGGGCTGGGGATCGGTGTCGGGCTCAGGAGCTCGTCGTCGGGCTGGGGAGGTAGGGCTGGAGGGACGGGAGGGCTATGTCTGAGGGGAGCAGGGCGCCTACCCAGCAGTCGCGGAGGGTGCCCTTGTTGAGGAGGGCCGCGCGCAGGGTGCCCTCGATCGTGAAGCCCGCCTTCTCGGCGACCGCGCGGGAGCCGTGGTTGCCGACCTCCGCGCGCCACTCCAGGCGCGTGCAGCCCAGGCGCTCGAACGCCCAGTGGGCCACCGCCTGCACGATCTCGGTCATGTAGCCCTGGCCCCGATGCTCGCTGCCGGTCCAGAAGCCGATCTCCCAGGCGCCCGAGCGCGGGTGGTGCAGGCTCGTCGCCGCGAGCAGCGGGCCGCCGCCGCGCGGGCGCACCGCCCAGGTGTACTCCATGTCGTACCGCCAGCCGTCCGGCACCATGCGGCCGACGAAGCCCTCGGCGTCCACGCGCGCGTAGGGCGACGGGATCGTGGTCCAGCGCTGGATCTCGGGATCCTGGCAGGCCGCGTACACCTCGTCGATGTCGTCCGGCGTGAAGGTGCGCAGCAGCAGGCGCTCGGTGGTCAGTGTGACGGGCTCCATCGGCTGATTCTGCTCGTGGCGGCCCGGACCACGCCAGCGGTTTGTGCGGGAGGGCGGGAGGGAGGGCGGGGAGGGCGGGGAGGGAGGGGGACGTGGGGCCGGGTGCGTGGGGCCGAGGGTGGGTGAGGGAGGATTTGGGGCGTGGGGCGGCACCTTCGTGGGTGCCCGGGCGTTGACGTAAT from Streptomyces flavofungini includes:
- a CDS encoding GNAT family N-acetyltransferase is translated as MEPVTLTTERLLLRTFTPDDIDEVYAACQDPEIQRWTTIPSPYARVDAEGFVGRMVPDGWRYDMEYTWAVRPRGGGPLLAATSLHHPRSGAWEIGFWTGSEHRGQGYMTEIVQAVAHWAFERLGCTRLEWRAEVGNHGSRAVAEKAGFTIEGTLRAALLNKGTLRDCWVGALLPSDIALPSLQPYLPSPTTSS